A window from Synechococcus sp. RSCCF101 encodes these proteins:
- the infC gene encoding translation initiation factor IF-3, whose protein sequence is MPPRPRFDRRAPVRELPNINERISYPQLRVVDSDGSQLGVIDREEALSVARDRELDLVLVSEKADPPVCRIMDYGKFKFEQEKKAKEAKKKSHQTEVKEVKMRYKIDSHDYQVRIGQASRFLNAGDKVKCTVIFRGREIQHTALAEKLLRRLAGDLEEKAEIQQAPKREGRNMIMFLTPRKTPLAKEKDKAQESARAVRTLPTPARLSAAE, encoded by the coding sequence ATGCCCCCACGTCCCCGTTTTGATCGCCGTGCTCCTGTCCGGGAGCTCCCCAACATCAATGAGCGCATCAGCTACCCGCAGCTTCGGGTGGTCGATTCGGACGGCAGCCAACTCGGGGTGATCGACAGGGAGGAGGCACTGAGCGTCGCCAGGGACCGGGAGCTGGACCTCGTGCTGGTGAGTGAGAAGGCGGATCCACCGGTCTGCCGGATCATGGATTACGGCAAGTTCAAGTTCGAGCAGGAGAAGAAGGCCAAGGAAGCGAAGAAGAAGTCACACCAGACCGAGGTCAAGGAAGTGAAGATGCGATACAAGATCGATTCGCACGATTATCAGGTCCGCATCGGCCAGGCGAGTCGCTTCCTCAATGCGGGCGACAAGGTGAAGTGCACCGTGATCTTCCGCGGTCGTGAGATCCAGCACACCGCCCTGGCCGAAAAACTGCTGCGCCGCCTCGCCGGCGACCTGGAGGAGAAGGCTGAGATCCAGCAGGCGCCCAAGCGGGAGGGTCGCAACATGATCATGTTCCTCACGCCCCGCAAGACCCCTCTGGCCAAGGAGAAGGACAAGGCTCAGGAGTCCGCCCGTGCCGTGCGGACCCTGCCGACGCCGGCACGTCTCAGCGCGGCGGAATGA
- a CDS encoding CrcB family protein, with amino-acid sequence MNDTILVAVGAIPGAWLRLRLVNHFQPMVPRKHWGTFLVNVAAAFALGLVLAVQGTCDPDGVAGAPRRLQLLVATGFFGSLSTFSTFMVELLATLRERHWWPALVLALGSVLAGLLAAALGYTLGRG; translated from the coding sequence ATGAATGACACCATTCTGGTGGCGGTTGGTGCCATCCCCGGCGCCTGGCTGCGATTGAGGCTGGTGAACCATTTCCAGCCCATGGTGCCGCGCAAGCACTGGGGCACCTTCCTGGTGAATGTGGCGGCCGCCTTCGCCCTCGGACTGGTGCTCGCTGTGCAGGGGACCTGCGATCCGGACGGGGTCGCCGGGGCGCCGCGCCGCCTGCAGCTGCTGGTGGCCACAGGGTTCTTCGGCAGCCTGAGCACCTTCTCCACGTTCATGGTGGAGCTGCTGGCGACCCTGCGGGAGCGCCATTGGTGGCCGGCCCTTGTGCTGGCGCTGGGCTCGGTGCTGGCCGGCCTGCTGGCTGCGGCGCTCGGTTACACGCTGGGACGCGGTTGA
- the miaA gene encoding tRNA (adenosine(37)-N6)-dimethylallyltransferase MiaA: protein MSTDPLVIVLLGPTAAGKSDLAIALAEALDLAVLSVDSRQVYRGMDVGTAKPTPAQRARVRHELLDLRDPDDPMSLHEFQAEAHAAIRLEHQRRGIALLAGGSGLYLKALTDGWQPPAIPAQPWLRHQFTGLGQEVCHALLRQCDPRAAERIAAADSVRTQRALEVLYGSGRPVSEQRNRRPPPWRVLELGLLPADLNRRIRERSASLYSGGLLEETQTLIDRYGADLPLLRTIGYGEAVERIRGGLRPEEALRTTIRRTQQLAKRQRTWFRRQHSPTWLPAGEPPLTAALTAIRSVLG, encoded by the coding sequence GTGAGCACCGATCCGCTGGTCATCGTTCTGCTCGGGCCCACCGCCGCCGGCAAGAGCGACCTCGCCATCGCGCTGGCCGAAGCCCTCGATCTGGCTGTGCTCTCGGTGGATTCCCGGCAGGTCTACCGCGGCATGGATGTGGGCACAGCCAAACCCACGCCGGCCCAGCGGGCCCGGGTGCGCCACGAGCTCCTGGATCTGCGCGATCCCGACGACCCCATGAGCCTGCACGAGTTCCAGGCGGAGGCCCATGCGGCCATCCGCCTGGAGCATCAGCGCCGCGGCATCGCTCTGCTGGCGGGGGGGAGCGGCCTCTATCTGAAGGCGCTCACCGACGGCTGGCAGCCCCCGGCCATCCCGGCCCAGCCGTGGCTGCGCCATCAGTTCACCGGTCTGGGGCAGGAGGTGTGCCATGCGCTGCTGCGCCAGTGCGATCCCCGGGCGGCGGAGCGCATCGCCGCCGCCGACAGCGTGCGCACCCAGCGGGCTCTTGAGGTCCTCTACGGCAGTGGCAGGCCGGTCTCGGAGCAGCGCAACCGGCGCCCTCCGCCCTGGCGGGTGCTGGAGCTGGGGCTGCTGCCGGCGGATCTGAACCGGCGCATCCGGGAGCGCAGCGCCTCCCTGTACAGCGGCGGCCTGCTGGAGGAGACGCAGACGCTGATCGATCGCTACGGCGCTGATCTGCCGCTGCTGCGCACGATCGGTTACGGCGAGGCCGTCGAGCGGATCCGCGGTGGCCTCCGGCCGGAGGAGGCCCTCAGGACGACGATCCGGCGCACGCAGCAGCTGGCCAAGCGCCAGCGCACCTGGTTCCGCCGCCAGCACAGCCCCACCTGGCTGCCGGCGGGGGAGCCCCCCCTGACAGCCGCGTTGACGGCGATCAGGAGCGTTCTAGGGTGA
- a CDS encoding sugar transferase encodes MRSPHHRRRLLLAAGLDGLGLVLLAVVVDQLRRGFLERQLGLLLVLLLTYWLFSWLFGSYTLLRLTRPRPGPVLLRLAAASLAGIAAGALIGWSIRADPDLTLLHRGSLIPLFGLMALWSGLVRLGLRRCDPPVSGRHWRIVARADEVEAIRREWLAVGGESPPPILVAQAEEQILERIEPGVGVAMSPAVLQSDRGQRLGEQLASRGSPFTSLALLAEQELSCLPPRWVTGQWLLFSQRIDGGPGGFDRQLKRAADLSLAALLLVVASPLLLLAALLIRLQDGGSVLYQQERSGLLGHPFTLFKLRSMRSDAESGEARWSQPSDDRITPIGAWLRRTRLDELPQLINVIRGDMSLIGPRPERPELEVELEQRIPNYRLRHWIRPGLSGWAQVHLPYGSSVGDAERKLGFDLYYLRNASLWLDGLILLKTIKTVLKGAGR; translated from the coding sequence TTGAGAAGTCCGCACCACCGCCGGCGGCTCCTGCTGGCAGCCGGCCTGGACGGGCTCGGACTGGTGCTGCTGGCGGTGGTGGTGGACCAGCTGCGCCGGGGCTTCCTCGAGCGGCAGCTCGGGCTGCTGCTGGTGTTACTGCTGACCTACTGGCTGTTCAGCTGGCTCTTCGGCTCCTACACCCTGCTGCGGCTCACCCGGCCGCGGCCGGGGCCGGTGCTGCTCCGCCTGGCGGCCGCCAGCCTGGCCGGCATCGCGGCAGGAGCGCTGATCGGATGGTCGATCCGCGCCGACCCGGACCTCACCCTGCTGCATCGCGGCAGCCTGATTCCCCTGTTCGGCCTGATGGCGCTCTGGAGCGGGCTGGTGCGGCTGGGGCTGCGCCGCTGCGACCCGCCCGTGAGTGGCCGCCACTGGCGGATCGTGGCCCGTGCCGATGAGGTGGAGGCCATCCGGCGGGAGTGGCTGGCCGTGGGCGGAGAGTCCCCTCCTCCCATCCTTGTGGCGCAGGCGGAGGAACAGATTCTCGAGCGAATCGAGCCCGGGGTCGGCGTGGCCATGAGCCCGGCCGTGCTCCAGTCGGACCGGGGTCAGCGGCTGGGTGAGCAGCTGGCCTCCCGGGGCAGCCCCTTCACCTCCCTGGCCCTGCTGGCCGAGCAGGAACTCAGCTGTCTGCCACCCCGCTGGGTCACGGGCCAGTGGCTGCTGTTCTCCCAGAGGATCGACGGCGGTCCCGGCGGCTTCGACCGTCAGCTCAAGCGTGCCGCCGATCTGAGCCTGGCCGCTCTCCTGCTGGTGGTCGCCTCGCCGCTGCTGCTGCTGGCAGCGCTGCTGATCCGCCTGCAGGACGGGGGGTCGGTGCTGTACCAGCAGGAGCGGTCCGGCCTGCTGGGCCATCCGTTCACCCTGTTCAAGCTGCGCAGCATGCGATCCGACGCGGAATCGGGGGAGGCCCGCTGGTCCCAGCCCAGCGACGACCGCATCACCCCGATCGGGGCCTGGCTGCGCCGGACCCGGCTTGATGAACTGCCGCAGCTGATCAATGTGATCCGGGGCGACATGAGCCTGATCGGCCCGAGACCGGAACGCCCCGAACTCGAAGTGGAACTGGAGCAGCGGATTCCCAACTACCGCCTGCGGCACTGGATCCGACCCGGCCTCAGCGGCTGGGCCCAGGTGCACCTGCCCTACGGCTCGAGCGTGGGGGATGCGGAGCGCAAGCTGGGCTTCGATCTCTATTACCTGCGCAACGCCAGCCTCTGGCTCGACGGGCTGATCCTGCTGAAGACGATCAAGACGGTGCTCAAGGGAGCCGGTCGCTGA
- the holA gene encoding DNA polymerase III subunit delta — MPVHLLWGDDDAALHRAAEELIAELVDPAWSSMNLTRLDGGQAGQAEAALEAARTPPLGGGCRLVLLQRSPFTQSAPQELGQRLEASLPLIPENSHLVLCSPAKPDARLRSTKALRAVAAERSFNRPAPWDDSGQLRMVREGASARHLELSDAAAAALVAAVGNDSGRLAMELEKLALLADGGRVEVEAVTALCPDRRSTSLEVGESLLRGETGTALRQLDALLALGEPPLRIVATLTGQIRGWLWVALLEGEGERDVAVIAQAAGIRNPKRIYVLRRQLQGQSPERLQRLLTQVLEIEVLLKRGQSGPDAFRSGLLMAESG; from the coding sequence ATGCCCGTTCATCTCCTCTGGGGTGACGACGACGCCGCTCTGCATCGAGCCGCCGAGGAGCTGATCGCCGAGCTGGTGGATCCAGCCTGGAGCAGCATGAACCTCACCCGCCTCGACGGTGGACAGGCCGGCCAGGCGGAGGCGGCCCTCGAGGCCGCCCGAACCCCACCCCTCGGCGGTGGCTGCAGGCTGGTGCTGCTGCAACGCAGTCCCTTCACCCAGAGTGCGCCGCAGGAGCTCGGCCAGAGGCTGGAGGCCAGCCTGCCCCTGATCCCGGAGAACAGCCACCTGGTGCTCTGCTCCCCCGCGAAACCCGATGCCCGGCTGCGCAGCACCAAGGCCCTGCGGGCTGTCGCCGCGGAACGCAGCTTCAACCGGCCGGCCCCCTGGGATGACAGCGGCCAGTTGCGGATGGTGCGCGAGGGAGCCTCGGCCCGCCACCTCGAGCTCAGCGACGCAGCCGCAGCGGCCCTGGTGGCCGCCGTCGGCAACGACTCCGGCCGCCTGGCGATGGAGCTGGAGAAGCTGGCGCTGCTGGCCGACGGCGGACGGGTCGAGGTCGAGGCGGTCACCGCCCTCTGCCCGGACCGGCGCAGCACCAGCCTGGAGGTGGGGGAATCGCTGCTGCGGGGCGAGACCGGAACGGCATTGCGGCAGCTGGATGCCCTGCTGGCCCTCGGGGAACCGCCCCTGCGGATCGTGGCGACCCTCACCGGGCAGATCCGCGGCTGGCTCTGGGTGGCGCTGCTGGAGGGAGAAGGAGAGCGGGACGTGGCGGTGATCGCTCAGGCCGCTGGAATCCGCAATCCCAAACGGATCTACGTGCTGCGCCGGCAGCTGCAGGGCCAGAGTCCGGAACGGCTGCAGCGGCTGCTCACGCAGGTGCTGGAGATCGAGGTGCTGCTCAAACGCGGCCAGAGCGGCCCAGACGCCTTCCGGAGCGGCCTGCTCATGGCTGAGAGCGGATAA
- a CDS encoding dienelactone hydrolase family protein, producing MTRPDLSPSGSVPLPIEAGWQSLAVDAGPGVRPTDLRCWWARPAADAGTWRGGVLVLPEVFGLNPWIRSVAGRLAGWGYGALAVPLFARTAPMLDLSYGEADLAEGRSHKDLTRSEELLADVAAAGRWLQAQLAAPSPSGLGCVGFCFGGHVAVLASSLPLIAATASFYGAGMASGRPGGGPPTLGVLPDVPGRLLCFCGERDPLIPRDDIDRLDAALRAADGSGTRLRLIRVPEAGHGYMCEGRADHRPAAAAAGWQELSALLRDGLIPPR from the coding sequence GTGACCCGTCCCGACCTCAGCCCATCCGGGTCCGTGCCCCTGCCGATCGAGGCCGGCTGGCAGAGCCTGGCGGTGGATGCCGGGCCCGGTGTGCGCCCGACCGACCTCCGCTGCTGGTGGGCCCGCCCGGCCGCCGATGCCGGCACCTGGCGCGGCGGTGTGCTCGTGCTGCCCGAGGTGTTCGGCCTCAACCCCTGGATCCGCTCGGTGGCGGGCCGTCTCGCCGGCTGGGGGTACGGGGCGCTGGCGGTGCCCCTGTTCGCCCGCACCGCACCGATGCTCGATCTGAGCTATGGCGAGGCCGACCTGGCGGAGGGTCGTTCCCACAAGGACCTGACCCGCAGCGAGGAGCTGCTGGCGGACGTGGCGGCGGCCGGCCGATGGCTGCAGGCCCAGCTGGCGGCTCCGTCCCCGTCAGGTCTGGGCTGCGTGGGCTTCTGCTTCGGCGGTCATGTGGCCGTGCTGGCCTCGAGCCTGCCCCTGATCGCGGCCACCGCATCCTTCTACGGAGCCGGAATGGCCTCCGGGCGGCCCGGCGGAGGCCCCCCCACCCTGGGCGTGCTGCCCGATGTGCCGGGCCGGTTGCTCTGCTTCTGCGGCGAGCGGGACCCCCTGATTCCGCGCGATGACATTGACCGACTTGATGCCGCTCTCCGCGCTGCCGACGGCAGCGGGACAAGGCTGCGCCTGATCCGCGTGCCGGAGGCCGGCCACGGCTACATGTGCGAGGGCCGGGCGGACCATCGCCCGGCGGCCGCGGCCGCGGGCTGGCAGGAGCTGAGCGCGCTCCTGCGCGACGGACTCATTCCGCCGCGCTGA
- the gyrB gene encoding DNA topoisomerase (ATP-hydrolyzing) subunit B, giving the protein MSDATRVQAAYGAEQIQVLEGLEPVRKRPGMYIGSTGPKGLHHLVYEVVDNSVDEALAGHCDRIVVTLCADGSVSVTDNGRGIPTDIHPRTGKSALETVLTVLHAGGKFGSGGYKVSGGLHGVGVSVVNALSEWVEVTVHRGGQRHVQRFERGVPVGSLESSPAEQSGTGTEVRFKPDAQIFTVGTRFDFATLASRLRELAYLNGGVRIEFRDERVAADADAGEAEPEGAEAAAAEPLVETYYYEGGIREYVAYMNAEKDALHSDIIYCNTQKDGVQVEVALQWCSDAYSDSILGFANNIRTVDGGTHIEGLKTVLTRTLNAFARKRGKRKDAEANLAGENIREGLTAVLSVKVPEPEFEGQTKTKLGNTEVRGIVDSLVGEALAQYLEFHPSVIDLILEKAIQAFNAAEAARRARELVRRKSVLESSTLPGKLADCSSRDPSDSEIYLVEGDSAGGSAKQGRDRRFQAILPLRGKILNIEKTDDAKIYRNTEIQALITALGLGIKGEDFNEKNLRYHRIVIMTDADVDGAHIRTLLLTFFYRYQKALVEGGYIYIACPPLYKVERGKNHTYCYNEADLRTVLDGFGEKANYTIQRFKGLGEMMPQQLWETTMDPTTRMMKRVDIEDALEADRIFTILMGDKVAPRRQFIEKHSAELDMAQLDI; this is encoded by the coding sequence ATGAGTGACGCCACCAGGGTCCAGGCGGCCTATGGCGCCGAGCAGATCCAGGTGCTCGAGGGGCTGGAGCCCGTCCGCAAGCGCCCCGGGATGTACATCGGCTCGACCGGGCCGAAGGGACTGCACCACCTTGTCTATGAGGTGGTCGACAACTCGGTCGATGAGGCGCTGGCGGGTCACTGCGACCGGATCGTGGTGACCCTGTGTGCAGATGGATCCGTCTCTGTGACGGACAACGGCCGGGGCATCCCCACCGATATTCACCCCCGCACCGGCAAGTCGGCCCTGGAGACCGTGCTGACCGTGCTGCATGCCGGCGGCAAGTTCGGCAGCGGCGGTTACAAGGTGTCCGGTGGCCTCCACGGTGTCGGGGTCTCGGTAGTCAATGCTCTGAGCGAGTGGGTGGAGGTCACGGTCCATCGCGGCGGCCAGCGCCATGTGCAGCGCTTCGAGCGCGGAGTCCCCGTGGGGAGCCTGGAGTCCTCCCCGGCGGAGCAGAGCGGTACCGGTACGGAGGTGCGCTTCAAGCCGGACGCTCAGATCTTCACCGTTGGCACCCGCTTCGATTTCGCCACGCTCGCGTCCCGCCTGCGGGAACTGGCCTATCTGAACGGCGGCGTGCGGATTGAGTTCCGCGATGAACGCGTCGCGGCGGACGCCGACGCGGGGGAGGCGGAACCGGAGGGTGCTGAGGCCGCTGCGGCTGAGCCCCTGGTGGAGACGTACTACTACGAGGGCGGCATCCGCGAGTACGTCGCCTACATGAATGCCGAGAAGGACGCCCTCCACTCGGACATCATCTACTGCAACACCCAGAAGGATGGTGTGCAGGTCGAGGTGGCCCTGCAGTGGTGTTCCGATGCCTATTCCGATTCCATCCTCGGCTTCGCCAACAACATCCGCACCGTCGACGGCGGCACCCACATCGAGGGGCTGAAGACCGTGCTCACGCGCACGTTGAATGCCTTTGCCCGCAAGCGGGGCAAGCGCAAGGATGCCGAGGCCAACCTCGCCGGTGAGAACATCCGCGAAGGCCTCACCGCTGTCCTGTCGGTGAAGGTCCCCGAGCCCGAGTTCGAGGGTCAGACCAAGACCAAGCTGGGCAACACCGAGGTGCGCGGCATCGTCGACAGCCTGGTGGGTGAGGCCCTTGCCCAGTACCTGGAGTTTCATCCCTCCGTCATTGATCTGATCCTGGAGAAGGCGATCCAGGCCTTCAATGCCGCTGAGGCCGCCCGAAGGGCTCGTGAGCTGGTGCGCCGCAAATCGGTGCTGGAGAGCTCCACCCTGCCCGGCAAGCTGGCCGACTGCAGTTCACGCGACCCCTCTGATTCCGAGATCTATCTGGTGGAGGGCGATTCCGCCGGTGGTTCCGCCAAGCAGGGGCGTGACCGGCGCTTCCAAGCAATCTTGCCGCTGCGGGGCAAGATCCTCAACATCGAGAAGACGGACGACGCCAAGATCTATCGCAACACCGAGATTCAGGCCCTCATCACAGCCCTCGGACTGGGGATCAAGGGTGAGGATTTCAATGAGAAGAACCTGCGCTATCACCGCATCGTGATCATGACCGATGCTGACGTGGATGGAGCACACATCCGCACGCTGCTGCTCACCTTCTTCTACCGCTATCAGAAAGCGCTGGTGGAGGGTGGCTACATCTATATCGCCTGCCCGCCGCTCTACAAAGTCGAGCGCGGCAAGAACCACACCTACTGCTACAACGAGGCTGATCTACGAACGGTGCTGGATGGCTTTGGCGAGAAAGCCAACTACACCATTCAGCGCTTCAAGGGCCTCGGCGAGATGATGCCGCAGCAACTCTGGGAGACCACCATGGATCCCACGACCCGCATGATGAAGCGGGTCGATATCGAGGATGCCCTCGAAGCCGACCGCATCTTCACCATCCTCATGGGAGACAAGGTGGCGCCCCGGCGGCAGTTCATCGAGAAGCACAGTGCCGAGCTGGACATGGCCCAGCTGGACATCTGA
- a CDS encoding SH3 domain-containing protein, with the protein MALPAGGAPAREGEVRQRRRREPWLAVSGGDLRCAPAQSAPALVALPSGTPLIPVRRWRCASGFRWLQVEVAAAAGRPRRGWIALGAP; encoded by the coding sequence GTGGCGCTGCCGGCGGGCGGGGCACCCGCCCGGGAGGGAGAGGTGCGGCAGCGCCGGCGCCGCGAGCCCTGGCTGGCGGTCTCCGGTGGCGACCTGCGTTGCGCGCCCGCCCAGTCGGCCCCGGCCCTGGTGGCGCTGCCATCGGGGACGCCACTGATCCCCGTGCGGCGCTGGCGCTGCGCCTCCGGCTTCCGATGGCTTCAGGTGGAGGTGGCTGCCGCTGCTGGCCGTCCGAGGCGGGGCTGGATCGCCCTCGGTGCCCCATGA
- a CDS encoding aspartate kinase yields MALYVLKFGGTSVGSVERLQCVADRISRRREEGHDLVVVVSAMGHTTDELTALARAVCTDPPTREMDMLLATGEQVSIALLAMALQAKGVPALSMTGAQVGIVTESAHGRARILEVRTDRLRQRLDEGNVVVVAGFQGTSSGAGGTAEITTLGRGGSDTSAVALAAALQADACEIHTDVPGVLTTDPRKVPEAQLMDRVSCNEMLELASLGASVLHPRAVEIARNYGIPLLVRSSWSDEPGTLLTSDHPRAVGRDGLELGKPVDGAELVQQQGVLALAQMPDRPGVAAQLFEALSAAGLNVDLIVQATHEQATNDIAFTLAAEELDEARRVCRDLLDQLCAQSCSVTAEAGMAKISISGAGIMGRPGVAARLFDTLAREGINLRMIATSEVKVSCLVAGDQGRRALQAAAEAFELSVQQLLIDPMPGGAGEPEVRGVALDRDQAQMAVRQVPDRPGTAAAVCRALAEEGISLDAIVQSERSHGEGAERCRDMSFTLRRDDHRRAARALEPVLAQWPGARLEAGPAIARVSAVGAGMPATAGTAGRLFRALADRSINIEMIATSEIRTSCVVAEADGVEALRAAHAAFGLGGTVQHRVEGG; encoded by the coding sequence ATGGCGCTGTATGTCCTGAAATTCGGTGGCACCTCGGTGGGCAGCGTCGAGCGGCTCCAGTGCGTCGCCGACCGCATCAGCCGGCGCCGGGAGGAGGGTCACGATCTGGTGGTGGTGGTCTCGGCGATGGGGCACACCACCGACGAGCTGACGGCCCTGGCGCGGGCGGTCTGCACCGACCCGCCCACCCGGGAGATGGACATGCTGCTGGCCACCGGCGAGCAGGTCTCGATCGCTCTGCTGGCCATGGCCCTGCAGGCGAAGGGGGTTCCGGCCCTCTCCATGACGGGAGCTCAGGTGGGGATCGTGACCGAATCGGCCCATGGCCGCGCGCGCATCCTCGAAGTGCGCACGGATCGGCTGCGCCAGCGTCTCGATGAAGGGAACGTGGTCGTGGTGGCCGGGTTCCAGGGCACCAGCAGCGGAGCCGGCGGCACCGCCGAGATCACCACGCTGGGCCGTGGCGGGTCCGACACCTCGGCGGTGGCCCTGGCGGCGGCTCTGCAGGCGGATGCCTGCGAGATCCACACCGACGTGCCCGGGGTGCTCACCACTGATCCGCGCAAGGTGCCCGAGGCTCAGCTGATGGACCGGGTGTCCTGCAACGAGATGCTGGAACTGGCCAGCCTGGGCGCCTCCGTGCTGCATCCGCGCGCCGTCGAGATCGCCCGCAACTACGGCATCCCACTGCTGGTGCGCTCCAGCTGGAGCGACGAGCCCGGAACCCTGCTCACGAGCGACCATCCCCGCGCAGTGGGACGGGACGGCCTTGAACTTGGGAAACCGGTGGATGGCGCGGAGCTGGTGCAGCAGCAGGGTGTGCTGGCCCTGGCCCAGATGCCGGACCGGCCGGGAGTGGCGGCCCAGCTGTTCGAGGCCCTCTCCGCTGCGGGCCTCAACGTGGACCTGATCGTGCAGGCCACCCACGAGCAGGCCACCAACGACATCGCCTTCACCCTGGCGGCCGAGGAGCTGGACGAGGCCCGCCGGGTCTGCCGGGATCTGCTCGATCAGCTCTGCGCCCAGTCCTGCAGCGTGACGGCCGAGGCCGGCATGGCCAAGATCAGCATCTCCGGTGCGGGGATCATGGGCCGCCCCGGTGTGGCGGCTCGCCTGTTCGACACGCTCGCGCGGGAGGGGATCAACCTGCGGATGATCGCCACCAGCGAGGTCAAGGTGAGCTGCCTGGTGGCCGGAGATCAGGGCCGCCGGGCTCTGCAGGCGGCGGCCGAGGCCTTCGAACTGTCGGTGCAGCAGCTGCTCATCGACCCGATGCCGGGAGGCGCCGGGGAGCCGGAGGTGCGTGGCGTCGCCCTGGACCGGGACCAGGCCCAGATGGCCGTGCGCCAGGTGCCCGACCGGCCCGGCACGGCGGCGGCCGTCTGCCGGGCCCTGGCCGAGGAGGGCATCAGTCTCGATGCCATCGTCCAGTCGGAGCGCAGCCACGGCGAGGGCGCCGAGCGCTGCCGGGACATGAGCTTCACCCTGCGCCGGGACGACCATCGCCGGGCCGCCAGGGCGCTGGAGCCGGTGCTGGCCCAGTGGCCCGGTGCCCGCCTGGAGGCGGGACCGGCCATCGCCCGCGTCAGCGCGGTGGGGGCCGGCATGCCGGCCACCGCAGGAACGGCGGGCCGGCTGTTCCGGGCCCTCGCCGACCGCTCGATCAACATCGAGATGATCGCCACCAGCGAGATCCGCACCAGCTGCGTGGTGGCCGAAGCCGATGGAGTGGAAGCCCTGCGGGCGGCTCACGCGGCCTTCGGGCTGGGGGGCACGGTTCAGCACCGGGTGGAGGGCGGTTGA